The sequence GAAGCTCGGCCTCGGTCGGCGCCGCCAGCAGGCGGTACAGATCGTCCACGTAGAGGTTGTTCTCGTACATCTGGGTCAGCGAGCTGAGCATGCTGGACACCCCGCCCTGCACGCTGGAGGCCGCGGTGCCGTAGAGCGTGAGATCACCGAGGGTCAGCGCGCCGGCGGCGGCCTGGAGGGCGACGTACAGGTAGCTGCCGGAGCGGGCGATCTCACTGACCAGGCTCCAGCCCAGCTCGGCGAGCTGACGGCGGATGGACAGCTCCCGGAGCCGCTGGTTGTAGTTGGCGGACAGTAGGCGGAACCGGTCGACCAGGTAGGGGCCGAGGTTGAAGAGCTTGATTTCCTTGGCGTCGTTGTCCGTCGTCAGCAACCGCTGCAGATACATGATTCGCCGGTTGACCGGCGAGGTCCACCGGCTGCGGGCGTAGGTCCACGAGCCATACCGGGTGTCGACGACGAACGCCGGGATCGGGGCGACCAGCACGATCAGGCCCAGCCACGGGTTCAGGCCGATCAACAGCCCGATCATGCTGGCGAAGGTCACCAGCGTCTGGAGCAGCCCGAAGAACGTGGTGAGCGTGTTGAACGGCCTGGTGCCCTGGTCGGCCGCCCGCTGCAGCAGGTCGTAGGACTCGGACTGCTCGAAGAAGCTGAGCTCCAGCTGACTGGCCTTGGCGACGACCATGGTCGAGACGGTCAGCGACAGCCGGTCGGACAGGACACGCTGGACGATCGACCGCGCCGCCGTCAGCACCTCGCTGACCGTGTAGACGACGAACTGGGTGACGGCCAGCCAGAAGACGACGCGGGTGGTGGACGTCGTCGCCAGGTGTGGGCTGCCCGGCAGCGGCAGCACCAGGTCCGCCCGGTCGGGCCGGTGCGACGCACGGATCTCGACCGCGTGCACCACGGCGTCGACGAGCAGCCGGGCCGTCGACGCCGTCAGCGCGGGGAACAGGCCGACCACGACGGTCAGCAGCGCGAGCATGACCGTCGCCCACGGGCTGGCCTGCCAGCACAGGCGCAGCACCCGGGGCAGCCCGGCGGCCGTCGCGACGGCGCTGCGGACGCCCTTGCGGAATCGTTCTCGCCGCGGCAGCCGCGCGGGTGGCGGTGGGTCGGGGATGTCGACCGGCCCGGTCAGCCCGCTCGGCAGCCCGGAGTCGTCAGGTTCGGGTGCGCCCCTGCCACGGCGGCGCCGCGGTCCCGGCATCCATCCCCCTTAGCGGATCGCCGGCCCCGACCGGCTGGCCACCAGGCAGCCGGTGACGAGTCTCGTGGCTCGCGCCACCTCTGACGGACGCGACACCGGTCGCCGTTCGGCTCCTTGCCGGCCCATCCTGCCTCGCCACGGTTGTCGGATACGTGCCGTTCGCGCACAGCCGACGTTCCGCGACCCAGCCACCGGCACGAGTACCGGGCGCGGGCCCGGTCACGCGCGTCGCGACCGCGGCCCAGCGCCCGACTACTTTCGGTTACCAGGATCGCGAGTCGGGTAGGGGCGAGGTTATGCGTGAGAGTCCCTCAGCCCGGCACGGGCAGGGCGGACGATCGCCAGCCGCGGCGCGCCACGACCCCGCACCCGACGGGTCCGCCTGGCCGGCGCATCCGCCGGACCCGCTGGCGGCCGCCGTGGCTCGCCGCCAGCGGCCGGGGACCGCGACGCCGAAGGCCACCCGGGTCCGCCACGCGGGCGCCACCCGGCCGGGCCGGGCCAGGTCCCCCCTGGCTCCCGCGCCCACCGTCCCTGCCGAGCCCAACCTGCCCGCAGCTGTTTGGAGCGCCGCGCCGGCGGCCGAGTCTCGGCCGTCGGCCTGGCGGCGGTGGCGGGCCATCGTGCTCCCGCTCCTGACCCTGGCCGCCGTGATGGGCGTCGAGCTCAGCACCCGGCAGTGGACCTACATCGGGTACACCGTGCTGGTCCCCATGGTCGGCGCGAACCTCGCCGGGCCACGGTTGACCTCGATCTTCGCCGGTCTCGCGCTCGCCGCGGGTGGGTTCTCGGTCTGGTGGGAGGACCTCTGGGATCCGTCGCACGGCGGGGTGCCGGCGCTGACCGCCCGCATGGTCGGAATCCTCGTCGGCGGGGCGATGGCCGTCCTCGCCAGCCGCTACAACACGGGCCGCGAGACGAAGCTCGCCAACATGACGCAGGTCGCCGAGGCGGCGCAGCGCACGATCCTCTCGGACATGCCCGCGAGCTCGGCCACGGGACTGCGCCTCGCCGTCCGCTATGAGAGCGCCGCGACCGAGGCGATGGTCGGCGGTGACCTGTACGAGATGGTCGACAGCCCCTGGGGGACGCGGCTGCTGCTCGGCGACGCTCGGGGCAAGGGACTGGACGCGGTGCGGCTCGCCAGCCGGGTGCTGGGCTGTTTCCGGGTCGTCGCCCGTGCCAGGCCCGATGTCGGCATCATCGTGGCGGATCTCGACAGCGAGGTCCGCTCGTCGGCTGGGCTGGACGACTTCGTGACCGCCATCGCCGTCGAGCTCGGCCCGAACCAGCTCACGCTCGTCAACGCCGGCCACCCCGACCCGGTGCTGTGGCGCGACGGCCACGCCCGGCTGCTCGCCCCGCCGGAACGCCAGCCGCCGCTCGGGCTCGGCGCCGCCGCGGTCGGCGCGCTGACCGTCAGGCTGCGGCCCGGTGACCGCCTGCTCCTCTACACCGACGGGATCGCCGAGGCGCGCGACCGGGCCGGAGCCTTCTTCCCGCTGCTGACCGCCGCCAGCCAGGAGCTCGGCCGGGCAGGCTCGCTCGAACAGGCACTGGGGCGACTGGTCCGGACGGTCCAGGACTGGACCGGCCACGGCTTGCACGACGACATGGCCCTGCTGGCGGTCGAGGTGCCGCCGGACCTGGGCCCATCACACCGAATCGACGCAGGAGGACGGAGGCGACGGTGATGGCACCATCTCTGACCGAGCTGGGGGTGCGCCTGCCTGAGCCGGTGCTCGACCACCGGCCGGGCGAACCGGTACCGGAGGCCGAGTTCATCGAGGCCGCGATGCGCTGGCACTTCGACCCGGCCACCGGCTCGCCGTTCTGGCTGCGGGTGGCCGACCAGCTGGGCTTCGACCCGCGGCGCGACGTGCACAGCGTCGCCGACCTGGCGAAGTTCCCCAACCTGGTCGACCTGCTGCGCGAGATCCCGGCCCATGACCTCATCCCCCGCGGCTACGGCCCGGACCCGGGGATCACCGGGGTGTACGACAGCGGCGGCACGACCGGGCCGCCCAAGCGGGTCGTCTTCCTCGACGACTGGATGGACTGGCTGAACGACTACCTCACGGCCGACATGACCGCCCGCGGCTACCCCACCGGCGTCGACTGGCTGGCGGTGACGCCGAGCGGCCCGCACATGTTCGGCGCCTTCCTCGAACGGGCCGTTCGCCGGGTCGGACGGATGAGGTTCACCATCGACCTTGACCCCCGCTGGGTGAAGCGGTCCATCGCCGAGGGCCGGCCCGACGAGGCCGACCGCTACGCCGAGCACCTCGTCGACCAGGCCACGCATGTGCTCACGGCGCAGGACATCCGGATCATGGTCATCACACCCCCGCTGCTGGAGCGACTGGCCCGCCGCGAGGACCTGGTGGAGCTCGTCAACGCCAAGGTGCGGATCATCGAATGGGGCGGCGCGCACCTCGACGCGGACAGCCGCTACCTGTACATGACCGAGATCTTCCCCGAGGTCGCGCTCTACGGCCGCTACGGCAGCACGATGATCCTCGGCGCCGCCGTCGAGCGCCTCGGGATCACGGCGCAGGACCGGTGCGTGTTCGACCCGCCGTCGCCCTACATCACCTTCTCGGTGGTCGACCCGGACACCGGCCGGCCGGTCGAGTACGGCGCCCGCGGGCAGGTCGTGATGAACCACGTCAGCCGGTCCGCGCTGCTGCCGAACAACCTGGAGCGTGACGAGGCCACCCGCGTCGAGCCGGTGCCGGGGTCCATCCAGATCGGCGACTCGGTCGCCGACGTCGCGCCGCTGCGGGAGTTCGGCGGCGGGACCGTCATCGAGGGGGTGTACTGATGACCGCCGCCGGCCTGTTCCAGCTGGACGCGCTCGGTCCGAACGGGCCCTTCCGGTCGAGGGAGCCACTGACGATCAACGACGTGGCCGGGGCGCCGGTCGCCGAGCTGAGTCTGGTGCCCAGGGTGTTCGTCCACCGGGCCATGGCCGCCCTGCGCCGGGCGCCGACGATGCCGTACGAGGAGCGGCTGGCGGCGCTCACCCGCGCGGGCGAGGCGTTCGAGCGGGGAACGCCGGCCGGGCTCCCGACCGAGGACTACGCGCGGCTGGTCAGCCGGATCTGCGGGATGCCGATCGCCGTGGTGCGCGAGGCCGCGAAGCAGATCGCGCGCAGCCTCGCCGGAGCCGGCCCGGACGCGGGCTGCGCCCGGCCGACGGCCGCCGTCGAGAGCTGGCGGGACCCGGCGACCAGGTACGGGCGGGCCGTCTGGACCCGGCGCGGGGACGTGTTCGGGGTCCACGCCGCCGGCAACCACCCCGCCGTGCACGCGCTGTGGCCGGAGGCGCTGGCCCTCGGCTACCGGGTCGCCGTCCGGCCGTCGCGCCGCGAGCCGCTGACCCCGTTCCGCCTGGTCAGCGCGCTGCGCGACGCTGGCTTCGGCGCCGACCAGGTGGTGCTGCTGCCGACCGACCACACCGTGGCCGACGACATTCTGCGCGAGGCCGACCTGTCGATGGCGTACGGCGGGGACGACGTGGTCCGCAAGTACGCCGCCGACAGCTCGGTCCTGCCACAGGGCCCGGGCCGTTCGAAGATCCTCGTCTCCGGCGGCGACTGGCGCCCGCACCTCGGCATGATCGCCGACTCGGTCGCGGCCGGGGGCGGCACGGCGTGCGTGAACGCGACCGCGGTCTTCGTCGACGGCGACCCGACGCCCCTGGCAGAAGCCCTCGCCGAACGGCTCGGGGAGCTGCCGTCCCTGCCCTCGACGGACGAGCGGGCGGTGCTGCCCATCCAGCCGATAGCCCAGGCCCGGGCGATCGAGAGGTACCTGCTCGACCACGCGGGCGACGCCACCCCCCGTCTCGGTGGAACGGGGATCGTCGACCCGCTGCCCGACGGTGGCGCCGCGCTGCGGCCGGCCGTCTTCCAGGTCGACCGCTCCGACGCCCCGCAGACCGGCATCGAGCTGGGTTTCCCGTGCGTCTGGGTGGCCCCGTGGTCGGCGTCCGACGGGGTCGGGCCGCTGCGCGACAGCCTGGTGCTCACCGCGCTCACCGACGACGCCGAGCTG is a genomic window of Pseudofrankia inefficax containing:
- a CDS encoding PP2C family protein-serine/threonine phosphatase — translated: MLPLLTLAAVMGVELSTRQWTYIGYTVLVPMVGANLAGPRLTSIFAGLALAAGGFSVWWEDLWDPSHGGVPALTARMVGILVGGAMAVLASRYNTGRETKLANMTQVAEAAQRTILSDMPASSATGLRLAVRYESAATEAMVGGDLYEMVDSPWGTRLLLGDARGKGLDAVRLASRVLGCFRVVARARPDVGIIVADLDSEVRSSAGLDDFVTAIAVELGPNQLTLVNAGHPDPVLWRDGHARLLAPPERQPPLGLGAAAVGALTVRLRPGDRLLLYTDGIAEARDRAGAFFPLLTAASQELGRAGSLEQALGRLVRTVQDWTGHGLHDDMALLAVEVPPDLGPSHRIDAGGRRRR
- a CDS encoding ABC transporter ATP-binding protein, with the translated sequence MPGPRRRRGRGAPEPDDSGLPSGLTGPVDIPDPPPPARLPRRERFRKGVRSAVATAAGLPRVLRLCWQASPWATVMLALLTVVVGLFPALTASTARLLVDAVVHAVEIRASHRPDRADLVLPLPGSPHLATTSTTRVVFWLAVTQFVVYTVSEVLTAARSIVQRVLSDRLSLTVSTMVVAKASQLELSFFEQSESYDLLQRAADQGTRPFNTLTTFFGLLQTLVTFASMIGLLIGLNPWLGLIVLVAPIPAFVVDTRYGSWTYARSRWTSPVNRRIMYLQRLLTTDNDAKEIKLFNLGPYLVDRFRLLSANYNQRLRELSIRRQLAELGWSLVSEIARSGSYLYVALQAAAGALTLGDLTLYGTAASSVQGGVSSMLSSLTQMYENNLYVDDLYRLLAAPTEAELQAARAAGRAGLATAEPAGGQPGPGVAPPPRRPADDTLPKPSRGSALALMKPSPWTAGGPPPKPIPRSVVEAFTPTPLPVPLRGDVVFDHVSFHYPGTDRNALVDVTFEVAAGETIAIVGRNGAGKSTLIKLLCRLYSPDEGRILIDGVDIADVDADVLRSQFGAVFQDHVSFQASAAENIGLGQLDELEDRPRVEGAGVAGGADEFIRELAQGYDTSLGRWFGNGVNLSGGQWQKVALSRGFMREARILVLDEPSAALDARAEHDLFARLRALATNRTAFYISHRFSTVRQADRILFLDEGGITESGTHHELMAQGGQYAELFSLQAAAYLDDPAGATAPTGEAGPTRLPPGAPRRPGRGPDPRPR
- a CDS encoding AMP-binding protein, with protein sequence MAPSLTELGVRLPEPVLDHRPGEPVPEAEFIEAAMRWHFDPATGSPFWLRVADQLGFDPRRDVHSVADLAKFPNLVDLLREIPAHDLIPRGYGPDPGITGVYDSGGTTGPPKRVVFLDDWMDWLNDYLTADMTARGYPTGVDWLAVTPSGPHMFGAFLERAVRRVGRMRFTIDLDPRWVKRSIAEGRPDEADRYAEHLVDQATHVLTAQDIRIMVITPPLLERLARREDLVELVNAKVRIIEWGGAHLDADSRYLYMTEIFPEVALYGRYGSTMILGAAVERLGITAQDRCVFDPPSPYITFSVVDPDTGRPVEYGARGQVVMNHVSRSALLPNNLERDEATRVEPVPGSIQIGDSVADVAPLREFGGGTVIEGVY
- a CDS encoding aldehyde dehydrogenase family protein codes for the protein MTAAGLFQLDALGPNGPFRSREPLTINDVAGAPVAELSLVPRVFVHRAMAALRRAPTMPYEERLAALTRAGEAFERGTPAGLPTEDYARLVSRICGMPIAVVREAAKQIARSLAGAGPDAGCARPTAAVESWRDPATRYGRAVWTRRGDVFGVHAAGNHPAVHALWPEALALGYRVAVRPSRREPLTPFRLVSALRDAGFGADQVVLLPTDHTVADDILREADLSMAYGGDDVVRKYAADSSVLPQGPGRSKILVSGGDWRPHLGMIADSVAAGGGTACVNATAVFVDGDPTPLAEALAERLGELPSLPSTDERAVLPIQPIAQARAIERYLLDHAGDATPRLGGTGIVDPLPDGGAALRPAVFQVDRSDAPQTGIELGFPCVWVAPWSASDGVGPLRDSLVLTALTDDAELVDRLVDDPTISNVYLGDTPTYWMRPDVPHDAYLGEFLMRTKAVARP